A genomic region of Penaeus vannamei isolate JL-2024 chromosome 42, ASM4276789v1, whole genome shotgun sequence contains the following coding sequences:
- the LOC113828650 gene encoding sulfotransferase 1C4, with amino-acid sequence MALKLPVTVKDLPEERVQQRKAQGLNPLQAIVYTEPGDVLLPEPYKRAAEKLYNFKYRSDDIVVTTYPKSGTLWTMELVWAMTHLDQFQLPQKKHTNERVFVIDDDFLDMVNVEKAKQKLAKVRPGPIDEECLTLQLAEAATAPRIIWTHLPLKLLHPDLLNTCKVVYVARNPKDICVSFYHFLMELKGRFFSGTFENVLDAFIADNLLYGPYWDHIRQARQQKDNPNFHMMFYEDMKTDILQELRKLSTFLGLQLDDAMLLKIADYAHFDRMKSNSELRPKLMNFEGNHCRRGQVGDWARIATPEAEAKMDRWIRESARDLDFTFKFQ; translated from the exons ATGGCACTGAAGCTCCCCGTGACTGTGAAGGATCTGCCGGAAGAGAGAGTCCAACAACGAAAGGCTCAGGGACTCAATCCTTTACAGGCCATTGTCTACACTGAGCCTGGCGACGTCCTCCTGCCCGAACC GTACAAGAGGGCGGCAGAAAAGCTGTACAACTTCAAGTACCGCAGCGACGACATCGTGGTGACCACCTACCCCAAGAGTGGAACGCTGTGGACCATGGAGCTCGTGTGGGCCATGACGCACCTGGACCAGTTCCAACTCCCGCAGAAGAAACACACGAACGAGCGCGTGTTCGTTATTGATGAT GACTTTTTGGATATGGTGAATGTCGAGAAAGCCAAGCAGAAGTTGGCTAAGGTGCGCCCAGGTCCGATAGACGAGGAGTGCCTCACTCTCCAGCTCGCAGAGGCTGCTACGGCGCCCAGGATCATCTGGACGCACCTGCCCCTCAAGCTTCTGCACCCGGACCTGCTTAACACCTGCAAA gtTGTGTACGTAGCTCGAAACCCAAAGGATATTTGTGTCTCATTTTATCACTTTCTCATGGAGTTGAAAGGTCGCTTTTTCTCGGGCACTTTTGAAAACGTATTGGATGCCTTCATAGCTGACAATCTCTTATATGGCCCCTACTGGGACCACATCCGCCAGGCGAGGCAGCAGAAGGACAACCCGAATTTCCACATGATGTTTTATGAGGACATGAAGACCGACATCCTGCAGGAATTGAGGAAGCTTAGCACGTTCTTGGGTCTGCAACTTGACGACGCCATGTTGCTGAA AATAGCCGACTATGCCCACTTTGACCGCATGAAGAGCAACTCCGAACTGAGACCAAAGCTTATGAACTTCGAAGGCAACCACTGCCGGCGCGGGCAGGTCGGCGACTGGGCCCGGATCGCGACCCCGGAGGCAGAGGCCAAGATGGACCGCTGGATTCGAGAGAGCGCCAGAGACTTGGACTTTACCTTCAAATTCCAATGA